A single genomic interval of Lucilia cuprina isolate Lc7/37 chromosome 2, ASM2204524v1, whole genome shotgun sequence harbors:
- the LOC111684001 gene encoding uncharacterized protein LOC111684001 translates to MYARLFLKLSAFYVLISITQAATFDLCVTKRENINANLRYPVNDEIQTNRLLLRDCPAYPFVDNAVDHIRSFIVNKLDLPHLEWRILQATYTDKGLLFEMSSSKNVEEILEQFALKLQNKECTLKTTMKSFFPMEIR, encoded by the exons atgtatgcaagattatttttaaaattatcagcTTTCTATGTTTTAATATCAATAACACAAGCTG CCACTTTTGATTTATGTGTAACAAAACGGGAAAATATAAATGCAAATTTACGATATCCAGTAAATGACGAAATTCAAACAAATCGCCTATTATTGAGAGACTGCCCCGCATACCCTTTCGTTGATAATGCTGTCGATCATATACGCTCTTTTATAGTTAACAAATTGGATTTGCCTCATTTGGAATGGCGAATTTTGCAGGCAACGTATACAGATAAaggtttattatttgaaatgtcttcGTCGAAAAATGTTGAAGAAATTTTAGAGCAATTTGCTTTGAAGTTGCAAAATAAGGAATgtactttaaaaacaacaatgaaaagTTTCTTTCCAATGGAGATACGCTGA